One region of Gammaproteobacteria bacterium genomic DNA includes:
- a CDS encoding hypothetical protein (Evidence 5 : Unknown function), which translates to MNQEKDEKSRIWGFGCLLWLVVAMASAEVPEAPPPAATTAVEEKAAAETTMEDTGPKAAVAPAPEPASVSTPEEKTVVEDISAPTVSMEAPATETSPTTKEQVSVSVETSSPQATTPEPTCEATTATEELASLRENLAKMEAERNAAINQLTEIRADVDAIREDQAAARTRATELETDLRAARTRITICRERTRRDSATIADVESKLHDAMEAARHCGENLVSSENHARAEIDLSRQEIKNLTQVVDGLKDQLEQREKALRETVEQLAQRDESLTTVRAQLQDRETTLAATQGQLTERTDTLTKLQGQLQERELTLTETNQQLAQRDESLTTVRAQLQERETTLAATQDQLTERTDALTKLQGQLQEREAALAATADRFSAEELLTKTLRSDLDGVIKERDESRGRVEALSVESAGLRADLEKTSQSLADLTTQYAALNERHERLTTTLAPIDGGTLDLQTARTLAKEAYGHYRSTWEKHLRQPREVSFMDQVRQARYDLFIAQYRVMRVSGGGELYIVRPSDSMSILARLAYLDGSRGGDVRAANSHLLTNSPLLVGTPLIVPLIVP; encoded by the coding sequence GACCAAAAGCAGCGGTTGCTCCGGCACCTGAGCCAGCTTCAGTCTCAACGCCGGAGGAAAAAACCGTTGTAGAGGATATTTCCGCTCCCACAGTCAGCATGGAGGCACCGGCAACGGAAACTAGCCCAACAACGAAAGAGCAGGTGTCGGTATCGGTTGAGACTTCATCTCCTCAAGCAACAACGCCTGAACCAACCTGCGAGGCAACAACGGCTACGGAAGAGTTAGCCTCGCTACGTGAGAATCTGGCCAAGATGGAGGCAGAACGCAATGCAGCGATCAATCAGCTAACGGAAATTCGCGCCGACGTGGATGCGATACGCGAAGATCAGGCCGCCGCTCGGACCCGCGCCACCGAGTTGGAAACGGATTTGCGCGCTGCGCGTACCCGGATAACCATATGTCGGGAACGCACGCGCCGTGATTCAGCGACGATAGCGGATGTGGAATCAAAGCTGCATGACGCTATGGAAGCAGCGCGCCACTGTGGCGAAAACTTAGTGAGTTCCGAAAATCATGCGCGTGCCGAAATTGACCTCTCGCGGCAAGAGATAAAAAATTTGACCCAGGTCGTCGATGGACTCAAGGATCAATTGGAGCAACGCGAGAAAGCACTGCGGGAAACTGTGGAACAACTTGCGCAACGCGACGAATCGTTAACCACGGTGCGTGCGCAACTTCAAGATCGAGAAACAACCCTGGCTGCGACTCAAGGCCAACTTACCGAACGCACGGATACTTTAACCAAGCTCCAAGGACAATTGCAGGAACGAGAACTAACACTGACGGAAACCAATCAGCAACTTGCGCAACGCGACGAATCGTTAACCACGGTGCGTGCGCAACTTCAAGAGCGGGAAACAACCCTGGCTGCGACTCAAGACCAGCTCACCGAGCGCACGGATGCTTTAACCAAACTCCAAGGACAGCTGCAAGAGCGTGAAGCGGCCCTCGCGGCGACTGCGGATCGATTTAGCGCGGAAGAATTACTCACCAAGACGTTACGTTCAGACCTAGATGGTGTGATCAAGGAGCGAGATGAATCGCGTGGCCGAGTCGAAGCGTTGAGTGTTGAAAGCGCCGGGCTGCGTGCCGATCTGGAGAAAACTAGTCAGAGTCTGGCGGATCTCACTACGCAATATGCCGCGCTCAATGAGCGTCATGAGCGTTTGACTACTACCCTAGCCCCTATTGATGGCGGTACGCTCGACCTACAAACAGCACGGACCCTGGCGAAAGAGGCCTATGGACACTATCGCTCCACTTGGGAAAAACATTTACGTCAGCCCAGGGAGGTCTCATTTATGGATCAAGTAAGACAGGCTCGCTACGATCTGTTCATCGCGCAGTATCGGGTAATGAGGGTTAGTGGAGGCGGAGAACTGTACATTGTTCGTCCCTCTGATTCGATGTCGATCTTGGCACGCCTTGCGTATCTGGACGGCAGCCGTGGTGGCGATGTGCGTGCTGCCAACTCCCATCTGCTAACCAATAGCCCGTTATTAGTAGGAACTCCACTGATAGTTCCTTTGATAGTTCCTTGA